A section of the Pseudomonas sp. FP453 genome encodes:
- a CDS encoding fimbrial protein — protein MNMRHLPLLLTIAATFTHPAAQAATSGTLTFVGQVNAGTCNLAAGDENRTIALPPIKISDLDSTPYAGQLDFEVSADCESDIRNVIFLFTGTPSADNGMLFANTGTSGGTALWLTHRAPGLSTIPANGTPAERSRTVVTSGNKAVLPLAGAYHKTGAAITQGSLASAVTVSITYN, from the coding sequence ATGAACATGCGCCACCTTCCTCTGCTGCTGACAATCGCGGCAACCTTCACCCACCCTGCGGCCCAGGCCGCTACGAGCGGTACTTTGACCTTTGTCGGGCAAGTCAACGCGGGCACCTGCAACCTGGCGGCGGGTGACGAAAACCGCACCATTGCCTTGCCGCCTATCAAGATTTCCGACTTGGATTCAACACCCTACGCGGGGCAGTTGGATTTCGAGGTGTCTGCCGACTGCGAATCGGACATTCGCAACGTGATCTTCCTATTCACCGGGACCCCTTCGGCAGACAACGGGATGCTGTTCGCCAACACCGGCACTTCCGGGGGTACAGCCCTTTGGCTGACACACCGCGCCCCCGGCCTTTCGACCATCCCGGCCAATGGCACGCCCGCCGAGCGCAGCCGAACGGTGGTCACCAGCGGCAACAAGGCCGTGCTGCCACTGGCAGGGGCCTACCATAAAACCGGCGCAGCCATCACCCAAGGCAGTCTGGCCAGCGCCGTGACCGTGTCGATCACCTACAACTAG
- a CDS encoding fimbrial protein, translated as MKFNVLSTLVATLAVAATVSQAAHAANDGTINFTGLVNDTTCTIEGAAPGTGAVVKDVNLGGVSAARLAKPGDRANLTGFTIRIGAPGEGSCTNGRTAMVAFDPTSPAIDVATGRLNIDGHDDPSDTTNAKNVQVEVTNRDGSPINVYTEKSEGVVIADNQAVIPLAAQLYASGAATEGTVKTRVGFMIVYAD; from the coding sequence ATGAAATTCAATGTTCTCTCCACCCTTGTTGCGACACTTGCCGTGGCCGCTACCGTCTCGCAAGCGGCCCATGCTGCAAATGATGGAACGATCAATTTCACCGGGCTGGTGAACGATACGACCTGCACCATCGAAGGCGCAGCGCCCGGCACCGGTGCAGTGGTCAAGGACGTGAACCTGGGTGGTGTATCCGCCGCACGCCTGGCGAAACCGGGTGATCGCGCCAACCTGACCGGTTTCACCATCCGCATTGGCGCACCCGGCGAAGGCAGTTGCACCAACGGCCGTACCGCCATGGTTGCATTCGACCCCACCAGCCCGGCCATCGATGTGGCGACCGGGCGCTTGAATATCGACGGCCACGATGATCCGTCCGACACCACAAACGCCAAGAACGTACAGGTTGAAGTGACGAACCGTGACGGCTCGCCGATTAACGTTTACACCGAAAAATCCGAAGGCGTGGTGATCGCCGACAACCAGGCTGTGATCCCACTGGCCGCGCAACTGTACGCCAGCGGCGCTGCGACGGAGGGCACGGTCAAAACCCGCGTCGGCTTCATGATCGTGTACGCCGACTAA
- a CDS encoding fimbrial protein, whose amino-acid sequence MKYSTPLACALLAFGLPLAAEAGCDRYQNDTFTLNLPATISVPDSLPVGSVILRQAFSGSAPDYFADCRVAERSWIIGRYQQLQDPSTGAYLTEVPGIGVTISMKWAGGGQANFALYNQGPEYIYGKVPSFTYAEATFYKIGPVTSWTIPSGRFWEKKWMDVPDRFLLQLGNSVSFIRAPATCDLEAGDVNRTIPLPEVRVRDFDSAISAGAHDFELTANCSDASDVTFRFTGTPAPGNPSLFANTGSAGGVALWLYSRLGGTPQTLSANDTRTVVVTGNRAVLPLGAAYHKNGTVSQGTLASTATVTITYN is encoded by the coding sequence ATGAAATACTCGACCCCACTCGCTTGCGCACTACTGGCCTTCGGCCTGCCCCTTGCCGCTGAAGCGGGGTGTGACCGATACCAGAACGATACATTCACCCTGAACCTGCCAGCGACGATCAGCGTACCGGACAGCCTGCCGGTCGGCAGTGTGATCCTTCGCCAGGCGTTCAGCGGTTCGGCGCCCGACTATTTTGCCGACTGCCGCGTTGCTGAGCGCAGTTGGATCATCGGGCGATATCAACAATTGCAGGACCCCAGTACGGGCGCCTACCTCACAGAGGTTCCAGGCATCGGCGTCACGATCTCGATGAAATGGGCCGGCGGCGGGCAAGCCAACTTTGCACTTTATAACCAGGGCCCCGAGTACATCTATGGGAAGGTTCCCAGCTTCACCTACGCCGAGGCCACCTTCTACAAGATCGGCCCCGTCACCAGCTGGACAATCCCCAGCGGGCGCTTCTGGGAAAAGAAATGGATGGATGTCCCAGACCGTTTCCTCCTGCAACTCGGCAACTCGGTCAGCTTCATCAGGGCCCCCGCCACCTGTGACCTGGAGGCCGGCGACGTCAACCGCACGATCCCCCTTCCCGAGGTGCGCGTGCGCGATTTCGACAGCGCAATCAGCGCAGGCGCCCACGACTTCGAATTGACGGCCAATTGCAGCGACGCCAGTGACGTGACGTTCCGCTTTACCGGCACACCTGCGCCAGGCAACCCCTCGCTCTTCGCCAATACCGGCTCGGCCGGCGGTGTGGCGCTCTGGCTGTACTCCCGCCTCGGCGGCACGCCACAGACCCTCAGTGCCAATGACACGCGCACGGTGGTCGTCACCGGCAATCGCGCCGTGTTGCCACTTGGCGCGGCTTATCACAAAAACGGAACAGTCAGCCAAGGCACCCTGGCCAGCACTGCCACGGTCACTATCACTTACAACTGA
- a CDS encoding fimbria/pilus outer membrane usher protein produces the protein MSLNTHASVRNVPFVRACLALPARCLLLLSGAYAMGSHAVENVGFNPAFFPDGAGGQHVDITKFSQGNIVLPGNYRTDVYLNGQWIGRETLTFVATEGRDSAQMCLEQDALLRFGIDLDAPKDQPGAPPPDYERCADIARYLPGSTGQFDPGENRLTLQVPQIYLARKVRGFVDPKHWDGGIDAAFVRYNANTFATRTQGRSLDSHYLGLNSGLNLGDWHWRHNGSFSQTDAASGYQSSNTYVQREVGPLQSQLMVGEIYTPGALFDSVRLHGASLFSDDRMLPDSQRGFAPIVRGIAETNARVTVRQRGVLLDEVSVPPGPFVLNDLYPTGYGGDLTVTVTEADGRQREFIVPFAANANLLRAGSSRYGLSAGVLDEIGLRHPPRLMQATYQHGLSNLLTGYTGAVMGDDYQAQLVGSAFNTPYGALSFDLTRSSAHLPGNGSRQGQSVQLRYSKNFTDTGTHFALGAYRYSTEGYLSIVDAARVRDLAIDGRNLNRVSRLRDRMDISLNQSVGNGTVYLTGSSQNYWNRTSGNLTFTTGYSGSWKGLHYTLSAQRTKDLLSDRVDKQVELTLSLPLGSDARSPTLTTTAYRGNQSSGERLNLGGTLGERSEFTYGVGGSRTQGSSHAISADAKYQASQGVLSAGYGQSDSYRSMSLGITGGIVAHRDGVTFAPELGDTIGIVQAPDAQGARINGNHGAQVGKRGFAVVPHLTPYRQNVVELDPKDLSVDVELKTAAQNVAPRAGSVVKLHFDTVSGQAILIHAQREDGSPLPFGSDVFDDAGASVGVVGQGGRAFVRVSRAEGPLTVKWGAHADAACVLRYRLGAEPSTGKANRLRHLDAGTCQTHSSG, from the coding sequence ATGAGTTTGAACACCCACGCCAGCGTCAGAAACGTGCCCTTTGTGCGCGCCTGTCTGGCACTGCCGGCGCGTTGCCTGTTACTGCTGAGCGGCGCCTATGCCATGGGCAGCCATGCGGTAGAAAATGTCGGGTTCAACCCCGCCTTCTTTCCGGATGGCGCAGGCGGCCAGCACGTCGATATCACGAAGTTCAGCCAGGGCAACATCGTGCTGCCCGGCAACTACCGCACCGACGTTTACCTGAACGGCCAGTGGATAGGTCGCGAAACCTTGACCTTCGTCGCAACCGAAGGCCGGGACTCTGCGCAGATGTGCCTGGAGCAGGACGCCCTGCTCAGGTTCGGCATCGACCTGGACGCGCCAAAGGATCAACCCGGCGCGCCACCCCCCGACTATGAACGCTGCGCAGACATTGCCCGCTACCTGCCCGGCAGCACCGGCCAGTTCGATCCGGGCGAAAACCGCCTGACACTCCAGGTTCCGCAGATCTACCTGGCGCGCAAGGTTCGCGGCTTTGTCGACCCGAAGCACTGGGATGGCGGAATCGATGCCGCCTTTGTGCGCTACAACGCCAACACCTTTGCCACCCGCACCCAGGGGCGCTCGCTCGACTCGCACTACCTGGGCCTGAACAGCGGGCTCAACCTGGGCGACTGGCACTGGCGCCACAACGGCAGTTTCAGCCAGACAGACGCGGCCTCGGGCTATCAAAGCAGCAACACCTATGTGCAGCGCGAAGTGGGCCCGCTGCAATCCCAACTGATGGTCGGCGAGATCTATACCCCGGGCGCGCTGTTCGACAGTGTGCGCTTGCACGGCGCCAGCCTGTTCAGCGATGACCGCATGCTGCCCGACTCCCAGCGCGGGTTCGCGCCCATCGTGCGAGGTATCGCCGAGACCAACGCGCGGGTGACCGTGCGCCAGCGTGGCGTGTTGCTGGATGAAGTGTCGGTGCCCCCCGGCCCGTTTGTGCTCAACGACCTGTATCCGACGGGCTATGGCGGCGACTTGACCGTCACGGTGACTGAAGCCGACGGCCGCCAGCGCGAATTCATCGTGCCGTTCGCCGCCAACGCCAACCTGCTGCGCGCCGGCTCCAGCCGCTATGGGTTGAGTGCTGGCGTGCTGGATGAAATCGGTCTGCGCCATCCACCCAGGCTGATGCAAGCCACCTATCAGCACGGTCTCAGCAACCTGTTGACCGGCTACACCGGTGCGGTGATGGGTGACGACTATCAGGCGCAGTTGGTCGGTTCCGCGTTCAATACGCCGTACGGGGCACTGTCGTTTGACCTGACCCGTTCAAGCGCACATCTGCCCGGCAACGGATCCCGCCAGGGGCAAAGTGTGCAACTGCGCTACAGCAAGAACTTCACCGACACCGGCACGCACTTTGCCCTCGGTGCCTACCGTTACTCCACCGAAGGCTACCTGAGCATCGTCGACGCAGCGCGGGTTCGCGACCTCGCCATTGATGGGCGCAACCTGAACCGCGTATCGCGCCTGCGCGACCGGATGGACATCAGCCTCAACCAAAGCGTGGGCAACGGGACGGTCTACCTGACCGGCTCCTCGCAAAACTACTGGAACCGTACCAGCGGCAACCTGACCTTCACCACAGGTTACAGCGGCAGCTGGAAAGGCCTGCACTACACCCTCAGCGCCCAGCGCACCAAGGATTTGCTCAGTGACCGGGTGGACAAGCAAGTGGAACTGACCCTGAGCCTGCCGTTGGGCAGCGATGCACGCTCGCCGACCTTGACCACCACGGCCTACCGCGGCAACCAAAGCAGCGGCGAGCGGTTGAACCTCGGCGGCACCCTGGGCGAACGCAGCGAATTTACCTACGGGGTAGGCGGCAGCCGCACGCAGGGCAGCAGCCATGCGATAAGCGCCGACGCGAAATATCAGGCGAGCCAGGGCGTGTTGTCCGCTGGCTACGGGCAAAGCGACAGCTACCGCTCGATGTCCCTCGGCATCACCGGAGGCATTGTCGCCCACCGCGACGGCGTGACCTTCGCGCCGGAATTGGGCGACACCATCGGCATCGTCCAGGCTCCGGATGCACAGGGTGCACGGATCAATGGCAACCATGGCGCCCAGGTCGGCAAGCGCGGTTTTGCCGTGGTGCCGCACCTCACGCCCTATCGCCAGAACGTTGTCGAGCTGGACCCCAAGGATCTGTCCGTCGACGTGGAGCTCAAGACCGCCGCACAAAACGTCGCGCCTCGTGCCGGCTCGGTGGTGAAGCTGCACTTCGATACGGTCAGCGGCCAGGCCATCCTGATCCATGCACAGCGCGAAGACGGCAGCCCGTTGCCGTTCGGCTCGGATGTATTCGATGACGCCGGGGCCAGTGTTGGCGTGGTCGGCCAGGGCGGCAGGGCCTTTGTGCGGGTGTCGCGTGCGGAAGGGCCGTTGACCGTCAAGTGGGGCGCCCATGCCGACGCCGCTTGCGTGCTGCGCTACAGGCTGGGCGCCGAGCCCTCCACGGGCAAAGCCAATCGCTTGCGCCATCTGGACGCCGGCACTTGCCAAACCCATTCAAGCGGTTGA
- a CDS encoding molecular chaperone — protein MNATFVSPLAARLMALIFALLGAAAAHASVVINNTRIIYPQDDKEVTVRLESKNRAPVLIQVWLDSGDEHATPDLASVPFIATPPIFRMEPGKQQVVRLAYTGEAQAANQESLFWFNLLEVPAHSQEANQLQLAFRSRIKLFLRPPNLPYGVDAAPGKLQWRRESTAQGQVLEVFNPTPYYVTFEQIEVLESAHRHARKAAGSGAGNMVAPGGRQRFELPTLKTPPGAATVEFQTLDDYGVRSAHSAKVST, from the coding sequence ATGAACGCCACCTTCGTTTCACCGCTTGCCGCCAGGCTCATGGCATTGATCTTCGCACTGCTCGGCGCAGCCGCCGCGCACGCCAGCGTGGTCATCAACAACACCCGGATCATCTACCCGCAAGACGACAAGGAAGTAACAGTCAGGCTGGAGAGCAAGAACCGTGCCCCCGTACTGATCCAAGTCTGGCTGGACAGCGGCGACGAACACGCCACACCGGACCTGGCCAGCGTGCCGTTTATCGCCACGCCACCGATCTTCCGCATGGAGCCGGGCAAGCAACAGGTGGTGCGCCTGGCGTATACGGGCGAGGCCCAGGCGGCGAATCAGGAAAGCCTGTTCTGGTTCAACCTGCTGGAAGTGCCTGCGCATTCCCAGGAGGCCAATCAACTGCAACTGGCCTTCCGTTCCCGGATCAAGCTGTTTTTGCGACCGCCGAACCTGCCGTATGGCGTCGATGCGGCACCGGGGAAACTGCAATGGCGGCGTGAATCAACGGCGCAGGGCCAAGTCCTGGAGGTCTTCAACCCCACGCCTTACTACGTGACGTTCGAACAGATCGAGGTGCTGGAATCGGCACACCGTCACGCGCGCAAGGCCGCTGGATCAGGCGCCGGAAACATGGTGGCCCCGGGGGGGCGCCAGCGCTTTGAACTGCCCACCCTCAAGACGCCACCGGGCGCCGCCACTGTTGAGTTCCAGACACTCGACGACTACGGAGTGCGCAGCGCGCACAGCGCCAAGGTCTCGACATGA